GACGGAAGGATCGCGGATCGTCCCCGCCGCCCGACGAGAGGCAGAGCCGTGACCGCCCCATCCCTGTTCCGACGAGCGGGACGGCTGCTCGGCGCGGCTGTCCTCGCCTTCACCGCCGCCCTCGGCGCCGCCGCCCCCGCGCATGCCGACTTCGGCACCGACTACCACGACCCGTTCACCGCCGAGAAGCCGCTGACGAGGCCCGACACCCGGTCCTGCACGGTGGAGGTGATGCACGACCAGCCCTTCCGCAGCGGTTACGGCAACCCGCCCGACACCCCGTACGGCAGCACCCTCACCCCGCCCGCCGACTGCCCCGGGCCCTGGTCCGCCGTGGTGATGGACCTGCACGGGCAGGTGGCGGGCCGCCAGTTCGACCGGCTGTTCAGCGTCCGGCTCGGCGGGGTGCAGGTGCTGCTCTCCTCCACCCCCGAGCCCTCCGCGGACGGCATCGAGTGGCGGGTCGAGCGGGACGTCACCCGGTACGCGCCGCTGCTGGCGGGTCCGCAGCCGTTCTCCTTCGACCTCGCCAACGTGGTGGACGGCACCTACACCGGGGTCTTCCGGATCTCGGCGAGCTTCACCTTCTCCACCGCCTCCTCCCGCTGGCCCGCCGCCCGCACCGCGGACCGGGTGCTCACCACCGGACCGTTCGGCCTGACCCAGGCCGCCCCCGCGACCGACCGGGAGCTGGCCTTCCCGCGGAACCTGGAACGCCTCACCGCCGAGGTCTACACCCGCGGCGGCGGCGCCTGCGAGGAGTTCGCGTACGCCTCCGCCCCGGACGCCTTCGTCCGCGACAACCCCGGCCTCGGCTGGTGCGGCAAGGGACCGTTCCGCGAGCTGCGGCTCACCGTGGACGGCCGCACGGCCGGCGCGGTCTGGCCGTACCCGGTGATCTACACCGGCGGCTGGGACCCGCTGCTGTGGCGCCCGACCCCCGGCATCTTCGCCTTCGACCTGCCCGCCTACCGGCTCGACCTCACCCCCTACGTCGGGC
The window above is part of the Kitasatospora sp. HUAS MG31 genome. Proteins encoded here:
- a CDS encoding peptide-N4-asparagine amidase, whose translation is MTAPSLFRRAGRLLGAAVLAFTAALGAAAPAHADFGTDYHDPFTAEKPLTRPDTRSCTVEVMHDQPFRSGYGNPPDTPYGSTLTPPADCPGPWSAVVMDLHGQVAGRQFDRLFSVRLGGVQVLLSSTPEPSADGIEWRVERDVTRYAPLLAGPQPFSFDLANVVDGTYTGVFRISASFTFSTASSRWPAARTADRVLTTGPFGLTQAAPATDRELAFPRNLERLTAEVYTRGGGACEEFAYASAPDAFVRDNPGLGWCGKGPFRELRLTVDGRTAGAVWPYPVIYTGGWDPLLWRPTPGIFAFDLPAYRLDLTPYVGLLLDGRPHRIGLAVNAAENQSNDLWTGQVNLFATVDHGSARTSGALTEHRVAPEAAVTTVLADHGGGSGDWTVAAARHDLARGWVQTSHGRVSTEVRDDLSFGSDQRLRDGGNDLVLHNRTDLVRVSETWGGGAPRQVRTVREGEPLDVTYRSTRDGANTDQTTAMELGYHRDALTTAGGRVVERESVDHVLKPSAHRHDGDRTVRTGASWEDYRAAGTAGAYHRTVRTVDGWPVEDTRS